A window of Ranitomeya variabilis isolate aRanVar5 chromosome 2, aRanVar5.hap1, whole genome shotgun sequence contains these coding sequences:
- the LOC143809161 gene encoding uncharacterized protein LOC143809161, whose translation MRTEDPGSKIQILFSGGEDEETEDPGSRIQILFSGGEDEEMEDPGSRIQILFSGGEDEETEDPGSRIQILFSGGEDEKEDPGSRIQILFSGGEDEKEDPGSRIQILFSGGEDEETEDPGSRIQILFSGGEDEETEDPGSRIQILFSGGEDEETEDPGSRIQILFSGGEDEETEYPGSSILILKEGKRGEGGKDEEKRGPSIAV comes from the exons ATGAGAACAGAGGACCCAGGATCGAAGATACAGATTCTCTTTTCAGGAGGTGAAGACGAGGAAACGGAGGACCCAGGATCGAGGATACAGATTCTCTTTTCAGGAGGTGAAGACGAGGAAATGGAGGACCCAGGATCGAGGATACAGATTCTCTTTTCAGGAGGTGAAGATGAGGAAACGGAGGACCCAGGATCGAGGATACAGATTCTCTTTTCAGGAGGTGAAGACGAGAAGGAGGACCCAGGATCGAGGATACAGATTCTCTTTTCAGGAGGTGAAGACGAGAAGGAGGACCCAGGATCGAGGATACAGATTCTCTTTTCAGGAGGTGAAGACGAAGAAACGGAGGACCCAGGATCGAGGATACAGATTCTCTTTTCAGGAGGTGAAGACGAAGAAACGGAGGACCCAGGATCGAGGATACAGATTCTCTTTTCAGGAG GTGAAGACGAGGAAACGGAGGACCCAGGATCGAGGATACAGATTCTCTTTTCAGGAGGTGAAGACGAGGAAACAGAGTACCCAGGATCGAGCATACTCATTCTCAAGGAGGGAAAGAGGGGAGAGG GAGGCAAAGACGAGGAGAAAAGAGGACCTAGCATTGCAGtgtag